The following proteins are encoded in a genomic region of Periophthalmus magnuspinnatus isolate fPerMag1 chromosome 21, fPerMag1.2.pri, whole genome shotgun sequence:
- the LOC117389055 gene encoding E3 ubiquitin/ISG15 ligase TRIM25-like, with product MAQKALDQEAFSCSVCLDLLKDPVTIPCGHSYCRNCVQQHWDQEDEKQLYSCPECRLSFSPRPALVKNIMLAAVVEQMKKTAPPAALCYAGPEDVSCDVCTGRKLRAVQSCLQCVASYCERHLQPHDVVAAFKKHQLVAPSHRLQENICEQHDEVKKMFCVTDQQLLCYLCSVDQHKGHDIVSSASERAQRQAELPARRALLLQSLQHKETDLKRLQQEAQDIRSSAQTAVQRSNDSFRDMALLLDKRRSEVEQQIRSQEDTQLSRVQELQDQLQQDVRGLKRSLSELDTLDLTQDHNQFIQRYASLSPHTQSTEPATIHTGDRGYFEEVTRAVSKLRDTLQLTLSPVQVLLAPAEPSSREDFLYYSTEITLDTNTAHTRLSLSDGNRRVTCMSKHQSYPDHPDRFSDYGQVLSRESLTGRCYWEVEWSGGRVYIAVSYREIQRKGNSDECLFGYNDESWAFDCENTSPSFWFNKVKSQVSGPVGSRIGVYLDHSAGVLAFYSVSESTMSLLHRVQTRFTRPLYTGVGIGRFFFSFGGTVHFPKLK from the coding sequence ATGGCGCAGAAAGCACTCGACCAAGAAGCCTTTTCCTGCTCCGTGTGTTTGGATCTACTGAAGGATCCTGTGACTATTCCCTGTGGACACAGCTACTGCAGGAACTGTGTCCAACAGCACTGGGACCAAGAGGACGAGAAGCAGCTCTACAGCTGTCCTGAATGTCGCCTCAGCTTCAGCCCCAGACCTGCCCTGGTGAAAAACATCATGTTAGCAGCTGTAGTAGAGCAGATGAAgaagacagcgccccctgctgccctctgctATGCCGGACCTGAGGATGTGTCCTGTGATGTGTGCACTGGGAGGAAGCTGAGAGCTGTCCAGTCCTGTCTGCAGTGTGTGGCCTCTTACTGTGAGCGCCACCTACAGCCTCATGATGTAGTTGCAGCTTTTAAGAAACACCAGCTGGTGGCGCCGTCTCACAGGCTCCAGGAAAACATCTGTGAACAACACGACGAAGTGAAGAAGATGTTCTGCGTCACAGATCAGCAGCTCCTCTGTTACCTCTGCTCTGTGGACCAACATAAGGGTCATGACATAGTGTCCTCTGCCTCAGAGAGGGCTCAGAGGCAGGCAGAGCTGCCGGCCAGGAGGGCCCTGCTGCTCCAGAGCCTCCAGCACAAAGAGACAGACCTGAAGAGGCTCCAACAGGAGGCCCAGGACATCAGGAGCTCTGCCCAGACAGCAGTGCAGCGCAGCAACGACAGCTTCAGAGACATGGCCCTTCTCCTGGACAAAAGACGCTCTGAAGTGGAGCAGCAGATCCGCTCCCAGGAGGACACCCAACTGAGCCGAGTCCAAGAGCTccaggaccaactgcagcaggaCGTGAGGGGGCTGAAGAGGAGCCTCTCTgagctggacacactggacctcacccaggatcataaccagtttATACAGCGCTACGCTTCActgtccccacacacacagagcacagagccagcCACCATTCACACAGGGGACCGGGGATACTTTGAGGAAGTGACCAGAGCTGTGTCCAAGCTCAGGGACACACTCCAGCTCACTctgagtccagtccaggttttACTGGCACCAGCTGAACCAAGCTCCAGAGAGGACTTCTTATATTATTCTACAGAAATCActctggacacaaacacagctcacaCCAGACTGTCTCTGTCTGATGGAAACAGAAGAGTAACATGTATGAGTAAACACCAGAGTTATCCAGATCATCCAGACAGATTCAGTGACTATGGTCAAGTCCTGAGCAGAGAGAGTCTGACGGgccgctgttactgggaggtggagTGGAGCGGGGGGAGGGTTTATATAGCAGTTTCATACAGAGAGATTCAGAGGAAAGGAAACTCTGATGAATGTTTATTTGGATACAATGATGAATCCTGGGCCTTCGACTGTGAAAATACCAGTCCATcattttggtttaacaaagtcAAGTCCCAGGTCTCAGGTCCGGTCGGGTCCAGAATCGGGGTTTACCTGGACCACAGTGCAGGGGTTTTGGCGTTTTACAGCGTCTCTGAAAGTACCATGAGcctcctccacagagtccagaccaggttcACTCGGCCTCTCTACACTGGGGTCGGGATTGGTAGGTTCTTTTTTAGTTTTGGAGGCACTGTACATTTCCCTAAACTGAAATAG